A segment of the Colletotrichum destructivum chromosome 3, complete sequence genome:
ACCGCTTACGACGCTCAGGTTGTCAGCCGAGGGTGATCGCGGGAATGGCGATCTGGCTTCGGGAGGGAAAGAGGTCTGGCGAAGAGGGTGCGCGGCGGCCGAAGTGACGGAAAGAGTCGAAGCCTTGCGGCGCTTGGCGGATCCTGGAGGCGCGCCATCTGAGGCGCGCTTCTTGTTCGACATCGGGAGTTGTGCGGAAGATGGGTATGGTGGTGAGAGGGCCGTCGGGGAGTACGAGTATGGAGGAGAAGCCATCGTGAAGGATTGGCGACAGTTGTAGAGGTTGGTCGAATCGCAGGGTATCGAAAGGCGCCGGTGAAAGTCTGCAGTCCAGTTCTTCGGATGGACGGAGAGTGAGGAGTAGTTTCTTTTTTCGTTGCAAGAGCAGAGAGCAATTTTGTCCAAGAATGTGTCGGTTGCGCGCCGTAGTTGAGGTTGTTGATGGAGATTCGATATGGCAATAGGTACCTGAACGATGAAGTCGCGCCGCGAGATGCCAGAGTGATTGGGTAAGCTGACTCAGCATTTGTTTCTTGGAAGGAGGGAAGATCCATCAATCACATGACCGGGACGTGGAACAATGTGGGCGTCTGAATGGGGGATGCAAGACCCTGATCTAGGTATCCGTGCCTTGGCAGGTGTTGAGAGCACAGTGAGGTACGTACCCATCCGGGCACATTAGCAAAGTGGGTACCTGTCGGAGCTTATAGCGGTTGTGAACGCTGAACGGTGCGCCGCAACCTTGGTGATCGATGGTACTTGCAGCCTCCTAGTAATTAGCGTTATACCGCACGATAAGATAAGGCCGCCCGTAACCGAATTTTCTGCTCCGATTTCCCTCCAGAGCAATTGAGTCCGGCGGGCCGAGcttttttgggggggagggggacttGACTcgacctacctaccttagcTAGATATCTAGAGCAATTCCCCTCCAACAtcccaccctcctccccttaCCTCATTTCTACTTCTACAACTAAAAACAAATCATTGGCATACTGGCTAATTGCAAAATGACTCGATCCGAGCCCTCCGAGAGAAAAAGCCACAAGCACCGCAAGAGCCAGCTCAATGGCCACAGCGGCTCCAGCGACCTGAGCGAGGCCGAAACCGCGAGCCAGTCCAGCAGCAAGCGGGACTCTTCCAAGAAGCGCAAAggcaccgacgacgatgccaGAGTTAACGGCCACCCTGCCAAAAAGACGCGCCGCCCCAGTCTAACCCAGCCGGCGCGCGACCCGCGCGACACATTCACCACCAAAccggccaagaagaagtccAAAGCTAAGACGGAGGGAACATTGACAAGGTCCCCGAGCCCGGTGATTGACTTTGACGGCCTGAGTCGCCCGAGTAAGACTCAAACCATATGCCCAAACCAACCCCTCACGCTGCTTTCATAGCCACTTGTCGACTAACTCGcgccctctctttctcttttaCCAGGCCGTGGAACACGCGAGCGACTCGAAGAATCCCCCGAGCAGGCCGCCATCCGTCTCGAGAAGCTCCAGGGCGCCGTCCGTACGATTCTCGAAtgcgtcggcgaggacccCGACCGCCCGGGCGTGCTGGACACCCCGAGACGCTACGCCAAAGCCATGCTCTTCCTGACCCGCGGCTATCAGGAGAACGTCAAGGACATTGTCAACAACGCCATCTTCCAGGAGGGCCACAACGAGATGGTCATTGTCAAGGACATTGAGGTCTTTAGCATGTGCGAGCATCATCTCGTACCCTTCACCGGCAAGGTGCGTTGAGTGACACCCCTTAAACAGAACATCGGCAAAGAAGCAATCATAAAATTGGTGGTCCTGTAGTCGACGGCTAATCACATGGGGGACCCGTAGATGCACATTGCCTACATCCCGAAGAACCAGGTCATCGGCCTCTCGAAGCTGCcccgcatcgccgagatgTTCAGCAGGCGGTTCCAGATCCAGGAGCGCCTGACCAAAGAGGTGGCCTACGCCATCATGGAGATCCTCCAGCCGCAGGGcgtggccgtcgtcatgGAGTCCAGTCACCTGTGCATGGTAATGCGCGGCGTgcagaagacggcggcgagcacaATTACCAGCTGCGTGCTGGGTGCCTTtgaaaagaaggagaagacgcGCAACGAGTTCCTCAGCCTGGTGGGGTTGAAGAAATAAAGAGATACATGCACTATACCCACTGAGACCTGTCTCGCCCTTCGACAGCAGTGGGTGGTATTCGTGCCAGATTCCCTTTACCACTTATTTTGCGGATTTGAGGCGTTTCGGTTTAAACTGGGCATGCATCATGACCAACTGGAGAGACCATGTTTTCAACACTGGGTCAACAAGCGCGTTTGGCGGGGTTTTGGGAGGTAGATTTTTCATGAGAAGAGAGAGCTCAACGCTCGTTCAGGATCTAAAAGATTTTTCACAGCGCGAATAATACAAAAACAACCGACTGCACGTCGCAGGTCGGCCACCGCCATGTCGGTCGTCTTCTGTCATGGTGCGACAGACGGTCTCGGGAGTCGGGAGAGCGGTGAGGTCTCTCTTCTAGTCTGTCTCCCTGCATTGTGGCTGGCTGCACTGCATCGCGCGATGGAGGCGCAGTAAAACATGTCCAGTGAGCGACTGGGAAAGACACAGGAGCTATGCCACGCACAGAGCAAAGCTCATGCGGGGGACAGAAGAAATAGAAACGAAATCCAGGCAAGGAACTGGGGAGACGTTTCAGTGAGAAGAGGGATACGAAGCATCACGACCGAACGCGCGCCCAACTAAAGCAACGATTCACACGTTCTCCAAACGCCAATGTCGACTAGCATAACGACTCCAACACGCTCGACTAGAATGGGAACCACAAACTTTTCAAAAGGTTTCTACTTCGACTCTGGGCTCTGTAATGGTAGCGGGAACCCTGACCTGTTTCCGTCATGTAGCATGCGCGAGAGCCGTTGAGTGATGGCTTTGCTTCCCGACAATTCACGGGTTGAGCCACAAGAAAGCGCCAGTTTTTGCATGTAAGTATATTCAATGACCATACATCTGAAAAGCCTGCATCTCAAGGTTCAATACCTCTATGGTTGAGAGTTCTTGACCTTGATGGTATagaccttgacggcgaagccATCTCCAGTGAGTCAATCTGGCATTGAGACCATCCCAATCCTATGGTACTGTGTGTTCTTCCACAAGCTACCTTACTAGGTTGACAGCATAAGAATAGGGCATCGTGCTTGTATTAGGCCTTTTACTGCTGTTTTTTCTGCATCGTGTGACTGGTCTTGACTGCTGGATCTAACTGGTTCTACGCTAGTTAAATCAGCGTTCTCAAATTAAATAGCGTTTTACGACTTGTCGTCTCTACCCATTCCTCAGTCGTCCTTGTGAAGATAACCGACCTATGCCGATAATGACACGAGAGACGAGAAGTAAAGAAACTTGTAAGGGAAGAAGATATAGGGCTCTTACTATGGAGTCGTCAACGCTATTCCCGTCCCCAGAACAGGCGTTCCTACATTCACCCGTGTCGCTTACACCGGGCTCGCACACCCAAAGCTCGTGGCCCGAGACTTGCCGTCGAACGCCTCCACCAAGCCCTCAATCGACGAGTACATGcccagcgccgtcgtcacgaGCCCGCCGAGCATGTACACAAAGTTCCACGTGTTGAAGACGGGCCGCCTCAGGAACCCCCTCCAGTACCGCCGGAacccgccgtcgacgtaCGCGTACCGCCCCGTCACCGGGTCGaacccttcctcctcg
Coding sequences within it:
- a CDS encoding Putative GTP cyclohydrolase I, with translation MTRSEPSERKSHKHRKSQLNGHSGSSDLSEAETASQSSSKRDSSKKRKGTDDDARVNGHPAKKTRRPSLTQPARDPRDTFTTKPAKKKSKAKTEGTLTRSPSPVIDFDGLSRPSRGTRERLEESPEQAAIRLEKLQGAVRTILECVGEDPDRPGVLDTPRRYAKAMLFLTRGYQENVKDIVNNAIFQEGHNEMVIVKDIEVFSMCEHHLVPFTGKMHIAYIPKNQVIGLSKLPRIAEMFSRRFQIQERLTKEVAYAIMEILQPQGVAVVMESSHLCMVMRGVQKTAASTITSCVLGAFEKKEKTRNEFLSLVGLKK